A part of Gemmatimonadota bacterium genomic DNA contains:
- a CDS encoding epoxide hydrolase, whose translation MAGLIIALTAACTADPSEETDTVAGPNADAIRPFTIAVADDVLTDLEDRLARSRLPDQIPGTSWDYGTNRAYLEELLAYWQDGFDWRAQERRLNEFDHFKTDIDGIDVHFIHQRSANEDAVPLLLVHGWPGSFVEFAGLIGPLTDPAAYGGDPADAFHVVIPSLPGYGFSGKPAETGYNPERMADVLAGLMERLAYDRYGAQGGDWGAIINRSLAGNYGDRLIGLHSNFMISGPPRGVSDPSEGVPAQEMDQRRERAAAFADGRGYQAIQGTKPQTLGYGLNDSPAGLAAWIVEKFHGWSDNDGNVESAFTKDELLTNITLYWVTETITSSSRLYYESGNTPATRPVGYVDVPTGVAIFPKEILFTPRKWAEASFNIVRWTVMPRGGHFAALEEPELLVEDIRAFFKDLR comes from the coding sequence ATGGCCGGACTCATCATTGCGCTGACGGCAGCCTGCACCGCTGACCCCTCGGAGGAGACTGACACTGTGGCCGGCCCCAACGCCGACGCCATTCGGCCGTTCACGATCGCCGTCGCCGACGACGTGCTGACGGACCTCGAGGACCGCTTGGCCCGCAGTCGCCTTCCCGATCAGATACCGGGGACGAGTTGGGACTACGGGACCAATCGCGCGTATTTGGAAGAGCTTCTTGCCTATTGGCAGGACGGCTTCGACTGGCGTGCCCAGGAGCGAAGGCTCAACGAGTTCGATCACTTCAAGACCGACATCGATGGCATCGATGTGCACTTCATCCACCAACGGTCCGCCAATGAGGACGCGGTGCCGCTGCTGCTCGTGCATGGGTGGCCCGGCTCGTTCGTGGAGTTCGCAGGGCTCATCGGGCCACTGACCGACCCCGCGGCCTACGGCGGCGACCCGGCGGACGCGTTCCATGTCGTCATTCCGTCACTGCCCGGCTACGGCTTTTCGGGTAAGCCGGCAGAGACGGGCTACAATCCCGAGCGGATGGCGGACGTCCTGGCGGGGCTGATGGAACGGCTCGCTTACGATCGCTATGGCGCACAGGGAGGCGACTGGGGCGCCATCATCAACCGGTCCCTCGCGGGGAACTACGGTGACCGCCTCATCGGACTGCACTCCAATTTCATGATCTCGGGGCCACCGCGGGGCGTCTCCGATCCGTCAGAGGGGGTGCCTGCCCAGGAGATGGACCAGAGACGAGAGCGTGCCGCAGCTTTCGCAGACGGGCGCGGCTACCAGGCGATCCAAGGCACCAAGCCCCAGACGCTCGGGTACGGTCTCAACGACTCCCCCGCCGGGCTGGCCGCGTGGATCGTAGAGAAGTTCCACGGCTGGAGCGACAACGATGGCAACGTCGAGAGTGCGTTCACCAAAGACGAGCTGCTGACCAACATCACGCTCTATTGGGTGACGGAGACGATCACCTCCTCCAGCCGCCTCTACTACGAGTCGGGAAACACGCCTGCGACGCGTCCGGTGGGCTACGTCGACGTGCCAACCGGTGTGGCGATCTTCCCCAAGGAGATCCTCTTCACACCGCGAAAGTGGGCCGAGGCGAGCTTCAACATCGTTCGATGGACAGTCATGCCGCGTGGGGGGCACTTCGCGGCGCTGGAGGAGCCAGAGCTGCTGGTGGAGGACATCCGCGCGTTCTTTAAAGATCTGAGATAG
- a CDS encoding creatininase family protein: protein MKKWFPTTLALALCVGVSPSQAVAQRDARLDMAEFPRPIEAADNVWIEELTMLEIRDLLREGTTTALILTGGIEENGPYLTTGKHNHVLKVMGESIARRLGNALAAPIVTIEPGDPERASSPGSIRLSQETFQAVLRDMATSLKAQGFTDIFLLGDSGGNRRGMAAVAEQLAGAWKGEGVVIAHIPEYYNYSDVEAYQRDVLGVDEDPRLEGLHDDYYITSIIMNDDPKYVRLQQRIDAGKASINGISIVPAAKTIEHGRRLIEFRTDVTVEAIERAMAAGGH, encoded by the coding sequence ATGAAGAAATGGTTCCCCACGACGTTGGCACTGGCGCTCTGCGTCGGCGTGTCACCGTCCCAGGCAGTCGCGCAGCGCGACGCCAGGCTCGACATGGCGGAGTTTCCGCGGCCCATCGAAGCCGCCGACAACGTTTGGATCGAAGAGCTGACGATGTTGGAGATACGGGACCTTCTCCGGGAGGGGACCACCACAGCGCTGATCCTCACCGGCGGCATCGAAGAGAACGGCCCCTACCTGACTACCGGCAAACACAACCACGTGCTGAAGGTCATGGGCGAGTCGATCGCGCGTAGGCTCGGCAATGCCCTGGCCGCGCCCATCGTGACGATCGAGCCTGGTGACCCTGAGCGCGCCAGCTCCCCTGGCAGCATCAGGCTCTCCCAGGAGACCTTCCAGGCCGTGCTCCGGGACATGGCCACCAGCCTGAAGGCACAGGGCTTCACGGACATCTTCCTGCTGGGTGACAGCGGTGGCAATCGACGCGGCATGGCCGCGGTCGCCGAACAGCTCGCCGGGGCGTGGAAAGGCGAGGGCGTCGTCATCGCGCACATCCCCGAGTACTACAACTACTCGGACGTCGAAGCGTACCAGCGGGATGTGCTCGGGGTCGACGAGGACCCCCGCCTGGAGGGCCTGCACGACGACTACTACATCACGTCGATCATCATGAACGACGACCCGAAATACGTGCGCCTCCAGCAGCGCATCGATGCGGGCAAGGCCTCGATCAACGGCATCAGCATCGTGCCGGCAGCGAAGACGATCGAGCACGGCCGGAGGCTCATCGAGTTCCGAACGGACGTGACCGTCGAGGCGAT
- a CDS encoding lipocalin-like domain-containing protein, protein MRSERDADRFADMDGPTALQALTGSAYFPYWGEYSIDDAAATVTHHVTGALSVPFAGSEQVRHFRFEGSDRLVLSVVPPPSAETRRVNELTWVRVE, encoded by the coding sequence ATGCGATCTGAGCGAGACGCGGACCGATTCGCGGACATGGATGGGCCAACGGCCCTGCAAGCCTTGACCGGGTCGGCCTATTTCCCGTATTGGGGTGAGTACTCGATCGATGACGCGGCTGCGACTGTGACCCACCATGTGACGGGCGCGTTGTCGGTCCCTTTCGCCGGGTCCGAGCAGGTACGCCATTTCCGTTTCGAGGGGAGCGATCGGCTCGTTCTGTCCGTCGTCCCGCCGCCTTCAGCGGAGACCCGGCGAGTGAACGAACTCACCTGGGTGAGGGTCGAATGA